CGCTGGGCCGCTTTCGCCTGCCAGGCGGCTCGGTGGTGATCGCGCAGCGTTCCAGCGGGTATGCACCTGGCGAACAGGTGGGCCTTGAGATTACAAATGCCAGCGTCTTCAGCCTGAATCCGTAATCAGACCGCCAGAATCTGGGCCGCCAGCGGCGAGAAGCTGACTCCCACCCGCGTTCCCAGCGGAAACCCGCCCGCCGCACTGCCCTGAAGGTCGGTCACCAGGATATGAGGACCAACCCGCACACTCAGCCGGGTCAGCGAACCCAGGAAGCGCCTGTCGCTCACCTCGCCGGACAGTGACCCTGGCGCATCCTCCGCGCCCAGCCTGAGTTCCTCGGGGCGCAGATACAGCTTGAGCCGCTGGCCCAGCGGGTAGGGCCGCGCCGCGTCCACCAGGATCGGCGCGGCCCAGCCCTCCACTGTGATCAGGCCGCGTAATGGGTCAGTCACTACCGCGTCCAGACAGTTGGCAGTGCCCACGAATTCGGCGACAAAGGGCGTGGCAGGGCGGCAGTAGATGTCTTCCGGCGTCCCGAGCTGGGCGACCCGGCCCTGCTGCATCACTGCCACCCGGTCAGAGATGGCCAATGCCTCCTCCTGATCGTGTGTGACAAACAGCGTGGTGGTGCCGGTTTCGCGCTGCACCCGGCGAATCTCGTCGCGCAAATTCAGGCGCACCTGGGCATCCAGGGCCGAGAGCGGCTCGTCGAGCAGCAAGACCTGCGGCTCAATCGCCAGCGCACGGGCGAGCGCCACGCGCTGCTGCTGGCCACCCGAGAGCTGATGCGGAAAGCGCTGCCGCATGTCGCTCAGGCCGATCATCTCGAAGAGCCGGTTGAGCTTTTGCTGACTGGCCGCTTTGTCCACGCCGCGTACCTTCAGCCCAAAGCGCACGTTGTCCTCGGCGCTGAGGTTGGGGAAGAGGCTGTAAGCCTGAAAGACCATGCCCATCTGCCGTCTGGCGGCGGGCAGCTGGGTCAG
This portion of the Deinococcus rubellus genome encodes:
- a CDS encoding ABC transporter ATP-binding protein — encoded protein: MSHLTVENVSKTYASNTALYPINLALEQGELITLLGPSGCGKTTLLRIVAGFTAPSGGQVRLGGRDLTQLPAARRQMGMVFQAYSLFPNLSAEDNVRFGLKVRGVDKAASQQKLNRLFEMIGLSDMRQRFPHQLSGGQQQRVALARALAIEPQVLLLDEPLSALDAQVRLNLRDEIRRVQRETGTTTLFVTHDQEEALAISDRVAVMQQGRVAQLGTPEDIYCRPATPFVAEFVGTANCLDAVVTDPLRGLITVEGWAAPILVDAARPYPLGQRLKLYLRPEELRLGAEDAPGSLSGEVSDRRFLGSLTRLSVRVGPHILVTDLQGSAAGGFPLGTRVGVSFSPLAAQILAV